Below is a genomic region from Mus caroli chromosome 13, CAROLI_EIJ_v1.1, whole genome shotgun sequence.
CAGCACACTGCAGGAGGAGCTCAAATGCACAGCTTTGTTTAGCTGTCAGAAGGAAGGAGGCTCTCCCAAAACCTCATGCCCTGAAGCCCAGGGTCATATCCTGGATCTTCACAAAACATTGTTGCTAGATTGGACTTTCTAATCATCTTAATAGTGGCAACTACTGAAATTTGCCTCGTTTCTTATCTAAGGAATAATGCTGTCAGCATGTCTGCATACTCCATGCTCTCCGACAGAATCGTCATGGCCAAGGAACTGATCAAAAGAGCAGAATCACTTTCTCGGTCCCGAAAAGGTGGCATAGAAGGTGGCGCAAAGCTGTGCAGCAAACTGAAGGCAGAACTCAAATTCTTGCAGAAAATAGAGGCCGGGAAGGTAGCTATTAAAGAATCTCATTTACAGAGCACTAATCTAACACACCTGAAAGCCATCGTGGAATCGGCAGAGAACCTGGAAGAGGTTGTCAGTGTTCTCCGCGTCTTCGGCTACACAGACACCTTGGGAGAAAAGCAGACGCTAGTGGTGGACGTTGTAGCAAATGGAGGTCATACGTGGGTCAAAGCCATCGGTCGAAAGGCTGAAGCGCTGCATAACATCTGGCTGGGCAGGGGCCAGTACGGTGACAAAAGCATCATTGAGCAGGCTGAAGACTTCCTCCAGGCCAGTCGACAGCAACCGGTGCAGTACAGCAACCCTCACATTGTCTTTGCATTTTACAACAGTGTCTCCAGCCCCATGGCAGACAAGCTGAAAGACATGGGCATATCTGTAAGAGGAGACATTGTAGCCGTCAACTCTCTGTTAAATCACCCCGAAGAGTTCCAGCTGAGCGAGAGTGAGTCCGATGAGGAGGGCCAAGAACTTCTGCAGGTGACAAGAGTCGACCGAGACAATGTCCTGGCACGCGTTGCCTTTCCAACAGAGATCAAGGTCGATGTGTGCAAAAAAGTCAACCTGGACATTACTACTTTAATCACATACGTATCTGCCATGAGTTACGGAGGCTGCCACTTTGTCTTCAAAGAAAAAGTGCTCACAGAGCAagcagagcaagagaggaaggagcGGGTTCTACCTCAGCTGGAAGCATTTATGAAGGACAAGGAGTTGTTTGCCTGTGAATCTGCTGTCAAGGATTTTCAGTCTATTCTAGATACCTTAGGGGGaccgggagagagagagagggccgATGTGCTAATTAAACGAATCAGTGTGGTGCCTGACCAGCCTTCTGAGCGGGCCTTGAGACTAGTGGCAAGTTCAAAAATTAATAGCCGTTCCTTAACAATTTTTGGGACAGGAGACACCCTGAAAGCCATCACAATGACTGCCAATAGTGGTTTTGTCAGAGCTGCCAACAATCAGGGTGTTAAATTCAGTGTGTTCATTCATCAGCCTAGAGCACTTACTGAGAGCAAAGAGGCCTTAGCGGTGCCCTTACCAAAAGATCTCACCAATGATAGTGCGCACTAATGCTATCCTTTAAGTATTGTCATGgaaatacattatttatattaaagGCTGGCCTTCCCATATATAGTGGGAGAAAAAAGTTTATAGGAAACATAATATTTAGACCTGCTTAAGTAGAAGTTCTTTGTGTTTCATCTATTTAAGGtctataaattagaaaaaaaaaaaacaaacccaattGACAGTCTTATGTATCCCTGCATTCCATCACAGACTACATTGTAGCAGGTAAGAACAGAAAGACATTTGCATAATGCTTTTAGCTACCTTGTGATGCATTTGCCTCAGTAGGGCCGCAGCCTCCAGTAAAGGTAATCACATTTCATGGAACATGGCTACATGATTCTTGAATTCATTAAATATCTGGAGAAAATTCTGAGGCCTGTTTTTCATTGTGTTATATTTGTCAGTCTATTAAAGGTGGGAGATATTAGCTATTCCAGCTATTCCTAAAATCACTGCTTGTTATTAATGGAAAGaaagtcctaaaaaaaaaaaaataaaactaaaactaatgctattaattttagaaattaagcTAAAGCTAAAATTCTtacagaaaatagagaaaaaaatttaaatttcaaaattttaaaatcaattgcTTTGTGTCAGACAGAGTCTGGTGGGTATTTTATAGAGATTAGAATTCATGTGGAACGAAAGGGAACTTTGGTCTGTTGGGTCTCATTTATTTATCAGTATACCACTTGTcttagctgggattacaggtgcagcaaggtggaaaggaaaagaggatcTCTTTGTCTTGCATATCCTGAGCCACAGTTGATTGAGGGAAGCCACGGCAGGAACTCAGGTTGGgtggaacccagaggcaggagttaatgcagaagccatggaagtgggtgcagcttactggcttgttctttctggcttgttcagcctggtTTCTTTTAGActctaggaccaccagcccagggatggcaccactcacaatggactgAGTCCTTCCCCATCAGCTACTACTGAAGTGCTCCACAAGTGCTGTTGCCCAGTCCTTTGGAGGCATTTTCCCCATTGaagttcccttctctcagatgacgttaggttgtgtcaagttgacataaaactagccagcacagcactGTAAAGGAGAAACAGTGTTCCTAAGCTCAGCCTAGAACTCTGAAGGTAAGCATTAGTT
It encodes:
- the C13H7orf25 gene encoding UPF0415 protein C7orf25 homolog yields the protein MSAYSMLSDRIVMAKELIKRAESLSRSRKGGIEGGAKLCSKLKAELKFLQKIEAGKVAIKESHLQSTNLTHLKAIVESAENLEEVVSVLRVFGYTDTLGEKQTLVVDVVANGGHTWVKAIGRKAEALHNIWLGRGQYGDKSIIEQAEDFLQASRQQPVQYSNPHIVFAFYNSVSSPMADKLKDMGISVRGDIVAVNSLLNHPEEFQLSESESDEEGQELLQVTRVDRDNVLARVAFPTEIKVDVCKKVNLDITTLITYVSAMSYGGCHFVFKEKVLTEQAEQERKERVLPQLEAFMKDKELFACESAVKDFQSILDTLGGPGERERADVLIKRISVVPDQPSERALRLVASSKINSRSLTIFGTGDTLKAITMTANSGFVRAANNQGVKFSVFIHQPRALTESKEALAVPLPKDLTNDSAH